The Synechocystis sp. PCC 7509 genome includes a window with the following:
- a CDS encoding DUF1565 domain-containing protein, whose translation MNFLHHPSYFLKIAKTSTYLIAPVIGLTTIAIMCSPNSSLAQPQINRETIVQVSTSANKLFVNPAGNATGNGSESAPFKTITQALQIAGNNSVIVLANGTYSAESGETFPLVLKSGVSVLGNSQSRGKEIVINGGGAYMSRTFARQNITMLGANNATISGVTITNNNPRGYGLWVESSSPTVSNNTFTGSKHDGISITGNSAPKIVGNYFYLNGANGMTIYGTSTPEIQENVFEKTGFGINIAQKAAPSIINNRIMLNRSGIITQANARPVLRGNVIENNTEDGLVAISTSLPDLGTKAQPGKNVFRQNGRFDINSSASKQLLVAFGNQLERDRISGNLDLSGTVNPSQPQIAQNVPSISSQPIKPSLAPIARTTSSPLFSNPRTTGARLPAPPLGNIQPNAGAIAPASSSVVSIQSIEIIVPPPEDSSSTPTIEVAANVSQGSDTNSISQIDVPPPPIVSGQIIPPATIDKNLNLPVLQSAQIIESELLPVPGGNIPIGNSRKLPKVPVRQNINVSSDGSPPFPPTQASSLGLRYRVIVAADSKSQQEQVRSLVPGAFRTFNNGNVLMQVGAFSDRAKAEEMQQYLSSQGMTGKIEQLN comes from the coding sequence GTGAATTTCCTACATCATCCTAGCTACTTTCTTAAGATCGCCAAAACTTCTACTTACTTAATTGCTCCCGTTATCGGCTTGACAACTATTGCCATAATGTGCAGCCCAAACTCAAGTTTGGCTCAACCACAGATAAATAGAGAAACAATTGTTCAAGTATCTACTTCGGCAAACAAGCTATTTGTCAACCCCGCCGGAAATGCGACGGGTAACGGCAGCGAAAGTGCGCCTTTTAAAACGATTACTCAAGCTCTGCAAATAGCGGGAAATAATAGTGTAATTGTTTTAGCTAATGGTACTTACAGCGCCGAATCGGGGGAGACATTTCCTTTAGTCCTCAAAAGCGGAGTATCTGTTTTAGGCAATTCCCAATCGCGGGGGAAGGAGATTGTAATCAATGGTGGCGGTGCTTATATGAGCCGTACCTTTGCTAGGCAAAATATTACAATGTTGGGGGCAAATAATGCCACTATTTCGGGAGTAACAATTACAAATAATAATCCGCGCGGTTATGGATTGTGGGTTGAATCGAGTAGTCCCACCGTCAGCAACAATACTTTTACTGGCAGTAAACATGATGGGATTTCAATTACCGGGAATAGTGCGCCAAAAATTGTCGGCAACTACTTTTATCTAAATGGCGCTAATGGAATGACAATTTATGGCACATCAACGCCAGAAATTCAGGAAAATGTTTTTGAAAAAACTGGATTTGGAATTAATATCGCCCAAAAAGCAGCGCCAAGTATCATTAATAATCGTATAATGCTTAATCGCTCTGGAATTATCACCCAAGCGAATGCGCGTCCAGTATTGCGCGGTAATGTTATTGAAAATAATACGGAAGATGGATTAGTAGCAATTTCTACAAGCTTGCCGGATTTGGGAACAAAAGCCCAGCCAGGAAAAAATGTATTTCGTCAAAACGGACGCTTTGATATTAATAGCAGCGCGTCAAAGCAGCTATTGGTAGCTTTTGGCAATCAACTAGAGCGCGATCGCATTAGTGGTAATTTGGACTTGAGCGGGACAGTAAACCCAAGTCAGCCTCAAATTGCTCAAAATGTTCCTAGTATTAGCAGCCAGCCAATTAAACCCTCACTAGCGCCGATAGCTAGGACAACATCATCACCACTTTTTAGCAACCCTAGGACTACAGGAGCGCGACTACCTGCACCGCCTCTAGGCAACATTCAACCTAATGCTGGGGCGATCGCACCAGCCAGTAGCAGTGTAGTTTCCATTCAAAGCATTGAAATTATTGTGCCGCCGCCAGAAGATTCTTCTAGTACACCGACTATTGAAGTCGCAGCAAATGTTTCTCAAGGTAGCGATACTAACAGTATTTCCCAAATTGATGTGCCGCCGCCGCCGATTGTCTCTGGGCAAATTATCCCTCCAGCAACGATAGACAAAAATCTCAACCTACCTGTATTGCAGTCGGCTCAAATTATTGAATCTGAACTTTTACCTGTACCTGGGGGTAATATTCCCATTGGTAATAGTCGTAAATTGCCTAAAGTACCCGTGCGGCAAAATATTAATGTTTCATCAGATGGTAGTCCTCCCTTTCCCCCAACTCAAGCTAGTAGCCTTGGTTTGCGTTATCGGGTGATAGTAGCCGCCGATAGTAAAAGCCAGCAAGAGCAAGTGCGAAGTTTAGTTCCAGGAGCGTTTAGAACGTTTAATAACGGCAATGTGCTAATGCAAGTGGGAGCTTTTAGCGATCGCGCTAAAGCTGAGGAAATGCAGCAATATTTGAGTAGCCAAGGGATGACAGGTAAGATCGAACAGTTAAATTAG
- a CDS encoding ABC transporter ATP-binding protein has protein sequence MISRKKNITRLVRQIFAVFQYSGRALELVWNTSRTLTIILASLTIIAGLLPAAIAYIGKLIVDSVILASQSGLMRDRNAAFIYLGIEAIIVAILAGSQRGLSISQSLLRVLLGQKVNVLILEKALTLDLAHFEDSEFYDKMSRARREASSRPLSLVSGTFKLVQDTISLATYGGLLLKFSGWVVIVLIVAAVPAFIAETKFAGVAFRLFRWRAPETREQTYLETLIAREDFAKEVQLYGLGAMLLQRYRDIFNRLYSEDRNLTLKRGIWGYLLGLVSTSAFYIAYLWIVVEAIAQRISLGDMTMYLVVFRQGQTTFASFLSSIGGMYEDNLYLSNLYEFLEQDIPQPLGKCTFGLLPGDGLRFENVSFTYAGSLQPALKNVSLHLKPGDKLAIVGANGSGKTTLIKLLTRLYSPSSGRIVLDGVDLQEWDMNALHKRIGVIFQNFVRYQFTVGENVGVGDVEHLEDAAKWKTAAEKGMALAFVEKMPDKFQTQLGRWFKDGQELSGGEWQKIALSRAFMRTKADILVLDEPTAAMDAEAEVQIFDRFRSLAKHQMAILISHRFSTVRMADAIAVLADGELIEQGTHEELLAANGRYARLFTLQAAGYH, from the coding sequence ATGATTAGTCGAAAAAAAAATATTACTAGATTAGTTAGACAAATATTTGCCGTGTTTCAGTATAGTGGACGAGCGCTGGAATTGGTATGGAACACTAGCCGCACGCTGACAATAATTTTGGCAAGTTTGACAATTATTGCTGGTTTGCTTCCTGCCGCGATCGCCTATATTGGAAAATTAATTGTTGATAGCGTTATCCTCGCCTCTCAATCGGGATTAATGCGCGATCGCAATGCAGCCTTTATCTACTTAGGAATAGAAGCTATTATAGTTGCCATTCTTGCCGGAAGCCAAAGAGGGCTAAGTATTTCTCAATCTTTACTGAGGGTATTATTAGGGCAGAAAGTTAATGTTTTAATCCTCGAAAAAGCGTTAACTTTGGATCTTGCTCACTTTGAAGACTCAGAATTTTATGACAAAATGAGTCGGGCGCGGCGAGAAGCTTCTAGTCGTCCTTTAAGCTTAGTTAGCGGTACTTTTAAATTAGTCCAAGACACAATATCTTTAGCTACCTACGGCGGGTTGCTATTGAAATTTTCTGGTTGGGTGGTAATTGTCTTAATTGTGGCTGCTGTACCTGCTTTCATTGCCGAAACTAAGTTTGCTGGGGTGGCTTTTCGTTTATTTCGCTGGCGCGCACCAGAAACGCGAGAGCAAACCTATTTAGAAACTCTAATAGCTAGAGAAGATTTTGCTAAAGAAGTGCAGTTATACGGGCTTGGTGCAATGCTGTTGCAGCGCTACCGGGATATTTTTAATAGATTGTACTCCGAAGACCGCAACTTGACCTTAAAGCGGGGAATATGGGGTTATTTGTTGGGATTAGTCAGTACATCAGCTTTTTACATTGCCTATCTGTGGATTGTAGTTGAAGCGATCGCCCAGCGCATCTCTTTGGGAGACATGACAATGTATTTAGTAGTATTTCGTCAAGGACAAACTACTTTTGCAAGTTTCCTTAGCTCCATTGGCGGAATGTATGAAGATAACTTATATCTTTCTAACTTGTACGAGTTTTTAGAACAAGATATTCCTCAACCATTGGGTAAATGTACTTTTGGGTTACTTCCTGGGGATGGCTTGCGGTTTGAAAATGTTTCCTTTACTTACGCTGGTAGTCTGCAACCTGCTTTAAAAAATGTTTCGCTGCATCTAAAACCAGGAGATAAATTAGCAATTGTCGGCGCTAATGGTTCGGGCAAAACTACGCTAATTAAGCTGTTAACGCGGCTATATAGTCCCAGTAGTGGGCGAATTGTCTTAGATGGGGTGGATTTGCAAGAATGGGACATGAACGCCCTGCATAAGCGGATTGGGGTGATTTTTCAAAACTTCGTTCGTTACCAATTTACTGTCGGCGAAAATGTAGGAGTGGGGGATGTAGAACACCTAGAAGACGCGGCTAAGTGGAAAACCGCCGCCGAAAAGGGGATGGCGCTAGCTTTTGTCGAAAAAATGCCTGATAAATTTCAAACTCAGTTAGGACGTTGGTTTAAAGATGGACAAGAATTGTCTGGGGGAGAGTGGCAAAAAATCGCTTTATCTCGTGCTTTTATGCGGACTAAAGCCGATATTTTAGTCTTAGACGAACCCACTGCCGCCATGGATGCAGAGGCGGAAGTACAAATATTTGACCGCTTTCGGAGTTTAGCAAAACATCAAATGGCAATCTTAATTTCTCACCGTTTTTCTACTGTCAGAATGGCAGATGCGATCGCAGTTTTAGCCGATGGAGAACTAATCGAACAAGGAACACACGAGGAGTTATTAGCCGCCAATGGTCGCTATGCAAGGCTTTTTACCTTGCAAGCGGCGGGGTATCATTAA
- a CDS encoding thiamine phosphate synthase: MLLMVNRYNQGVQVQATVCRILDANLDRAREGLRIIEEWCRFGINSVQLTNECKQLRQELASWHTPELRAARDTPGDPGTELTHPQEQQRVSIEQLLQVNFSRVQEALRVLEEYGKLYHPTMGGAFKQIRYQVYTLESQLLGYQRQQSLADSKLYFVTSPIDRLFNVVEAALQGGLTLVQYRDKTTDDRTRLATAEKLCQLCHQYGALFIVNDRLDIAMAVNADGVHLGQQDAPVSVARELLGAQRIIGSSTTNPEEMQQAIEQGADYIGVGPVYETPTKPGKAAAGLDYVRYAAKYATIPWFAIGGISVNNVNDVIGAGGERVAVVRSLMQAQHPTLITQYFLAQLNRRPSMPSLPPDYSDNHA; the protein is encoded by the coding sequence ATGCTATTGATGGTCAACAGATATAACCAAGGAGTACAAGTGCAGGCAACAGTTTGTCGCATCTTGGATGCCAACTTAGACCGCGCCCGTGAAGGGTTAAGAATTATTGAAGAATGGTGTCGCTTTGGTATCAATAGCGTCCAGTTGACCAATGAATGTAAGCAGTTACGCCAAGAATTGGCTAGTTGGCATACGCCAGAATTACGAGCAGCGCGAGATACACCAGGCGATCCGGGTACAGAATTAACCCACCCCCAAGAACAGCAACGCGTTAGTATCGAGCAATTATTGCAAGTAAATTTCTCTCGCGTCCAAGAAGCATTAAGGGTATTAGAAGAATACGGCAAGCTTTATCATCCGACAATGGGCGGCGCATTTAAACAAATTCGCTATCAGGTTTATACTCTTGAAAGCCAGTTGTTAGGCTACCAGCGTCAACAATCACTTGCAGACTCAAAGTTGTATTTTGTTACGTCACCGATCGATCGCCTATTCAATGTTGTGGAAGCAGCGTTGCAAGGCGGATTAACTCTAGTACAGTACCGCGACAAAACTACCGACGATCGCACTCGTTTAGCCACCGCCGAAAAACTTTGCCAACTTTGCCATCAATACGGGGCATTATTTATCGTCAACGATCGCCTAGATATAGCCATGGCTGTAAACGCCGATGGCGTGCATTTAGGACAGCAAGATGCGCCGGTAAGCGTAGCTAGAGAATTACTTGGAGCGCAAAGAATTATTGGCAGTTCGACAACTAATCCTGAAGAAATGCAGCAAGCAATCGAGCAAGGCGCTGATTATATAGGTGTGGGCCCGGTTTACGAAACACCAACAAAACCAGGTAAAGCCGCCGCCGGGTTAGATTACGTGCGTTACGCTGCTAAATATGCAACTATTCCGTGGTTTGCGATCGGTGGAATTAGTGTAAATAATGTTAATGACGTAATTGGAGCCGGAGGCGAACGAGTGGCAGTAGTGCGGAGTTTGATGCAAGCGCAGCACCCAACACTAATTACTCAATACTTTTTGGCGCAATTAAATCGCCGTCCATCGATGCCAAGTTTACCCCCAGACTACTCAGACAATCATGCCTAA
- the thiS gene encoding sulfur carrier protein ThiS, with protein sequence MPNAIALQVNGETFSCNEGAFLPQVLELLGFNPRLVAVEYNGEILHRQFWPDTKIQAGDRLEVVTIVGGG encoded by the coding sequence ATGCCTAACGCGATCGCCTTGCAAGTAAATGGCGAAACTTTTAGCTGCAACGAAGGTGCATTTTTACCGCAAGTGCTGGAACTATTAGGATTTAACCCGCGCCTGGTGGCGGTAGAGTACAACGGCGAAATTCTCCATCGGCAATTTTGGCCAGACACAAAAATACAAGCAGGCGATCGCCTAGAAGTCGTAACAATTGTTGGCGGTGGGTAG
- a CDS encoding DUF1517 domain-containing protein, which produces MRNKLLSVIKPLLKPLFVLGLIVTLALGHADGALAARGSGGRIGGGSFRAPSRTYSPPSRTYAPPGGGYGYPGGGFGFPFVFPFFGIGGGGGIFTILIALAIGNFLLQSFRRASSGEDESQSSSNPNVSINRLQVGMLANARELQAELNHIAETADTNSPEGRAEVLQETSLALLRHPEYWSYAAGNSQKVLLTAAETQFNRLSLAERSKFTEETLSNFNNQLKAATPKGVLPAAGGTLDNPTTLITEGPGEYIVVTLLAATLGNLEMPQINSADDLRQALRVLGGVSGDRLLAIEVLWTPQAEGDTLTADDLLAEYADLKLV; this is translated from the coding sequence ATGCGTAACAAACTGCTTTCGGTAATCAAACCACTTTTAAAACCTTTATTTGTCCTTGGACTCATCGTTACTTTAGCGTTAGGACACGCGGATGGAGCTTTAGCGGCTCGTGGTAGTGGCGGGCGAATTGGTGGGGGATCGTTTCGAGCGCCTAGTCGAACTTACTCGCCTCCTAGCCGCACTTATGCCCCTCCAGGTGGTGGTTATGGATACCCCGGCGGCGGCTTTGGTTTTCCCTTTGTGTTTCCCTTCTTTGGTATTGGTGGCGGTGGCGGTATATTTACAATTTTAATTGCGCTAGCGATCGGCAATTTCCTGTTGCAAAGCTTCCGTCGTGCTAGCAGTGGCGAAGATGAATCCCAATCCAGCAGCAATCCCAATGTTTCAATAAATCGCTTGCAAGTAGGGATGCTGGCGAACGCTCGCGAACTGCAAGCTGAACTCAACCACATAGCCGAAACGGCTGACACCAACTCCCCAGAGGGACGCGCCGAAGTATTGCAAGAAACGTCTTTAGCATTATTGCGCCACCCCGAATACTGGTCTTACGCGGCGGGAAATAGCCAAAAAGTGTTGTTAACTGCGGCAGAAACTCAGTTTAATCGTCTTTCCCTGGCAGAACGCAGTAAGTTTACAGAAGAAACTCTTTCTAATTTCAACAACCAACTAAAAGCAGCAACTCCTAAAGGTGTTTTACCTGCGGCTGGTGGTACGTTAGATAACCCAACGACGCTAATTACTGAAGGGCCTGGAGAGTATATTGTTGTTACTTTACTGGCAGCTACTTTAGGCAATTTAGAAATGCCGCAAATCAACAGTGCAGACGATTTACGTCAAGCATTAAGAGTTTTGGGTGGAGTATCTGGAGATAGATTGCTAGCAATTGAAGTGCTTTGGACTCCCCAAGCTGAAGGCGATACTTTAACGGCTGATGACTTATTAGCTGAGTATGCTGATCTCAAGCTCGTGTAA
- a CDS encoding type IV toxin-antitoxin system AbiEi family antitoxin, whose translation MYPKNPLFQKCLTYLESLPNIKATIQEEPYLSTQVLADGSLIINTSDKIVNYVCEIKTNLTNDVIEQVAEYLTNLGKRLKSEQRPLLITRHLSNVVVERLLENNIEFVDVDGNIYLNSPELYVLVRNQVSKENTNKSLEINTAALQVMYVLLSQPISISRKNNSYANLFHNLGVSPKQVNNLSESVQKLSSVMNGENLSKPISKEDDFDEKIARFSDLSLKTVKITLKKLQELDYIKPKYGGYEIVDYVKLLERWELGYAERLRAKLLLGTFSPIGKWNFSEVTEELKEYADKSSYLIGGELAASIVTEYLRPISATLHLHKNVDARQIAVKLKLKPDIEGNIVLLQSFGNDEYQQNKFGELKNLVNPLLIHAELVQTGNSRLKETAQIIYARYIHEITQKND comes from the coding sequence ATGTATCCCAAAAACCCACTGTTTCAAAAATGTCTTACTTACCTTGAATCCTTACCCAATATTAAGGCAACTATTCAAGAAGAACCTTATTTATCTACTCAAGTTTTGGCAGATGGCAGCTTAATAATTAACACCTCTGATAAAATTGTCAACTATGTGTGTGAGATTAAAACTAATCTTACAAATGATGTAATTGAACAAGTTGCAGAATATTTAACTAACTTAGGTAAAAGATTAAAGAGCGAACAAAGACCTCTACTTATCACACGTCATTTATCTAATGTAGTTGTGGAAAGACTATTAGAAAACAATATTGAATTTGTTGATGTTGATGGAAACATTTATCTCAATAGTCCAGAACTTTATGTATTAGTTCGCAATCAGGTTTCAAAAGAGAACACAAATAAATCTTTAGAAATTAATACTGCTGCTTTGCAAGTTATGTATGTTCTGCTCAGTCAGCCAATTTCTATTTCAAGAAAAAACAATTCATATGCAAACCTTTTTCACAATCTTGGTGTTTCTCCAAAACAAGTAAATAACCTAAGTGAAAGTGTGCAAAAGTTAAGTTCTGTTATGAATGGAGAAAATTTATCAAAACCTATCTCGAAGGAAGATGATTTCGATGAAAAAATTGCCCGTTTTTCTGATTTATCTCTAAAAACAGTAAAAATCACGCTTAAAAAACTTCAAGAGCTAGATTATATTAAACCTAAGTACGGAGGCTATGAAATAGTTGATTATGTCAAACTTTTGGAGCGATGGGAATTAGGATACGCTGAAAGATTACGGGCAAAATTACTACTTGGAACATTTAGCCCTATTGGAAAATGGAACTTTTCAGAAGTTACAGAGGAGCTAAAAGAGTATGCAGACAAATCCAGTTATTTAATAGGTGGTGAACTTGCCGCCTCGATTGTAACAGAATATCTTCGCCCCATTAGTGCAACACTACATCTCCATAAAAATGTTGATGCTCGTCAGATAGCAGTTAAGTTAAAGCTAAAGCCCGATATTGAAGGAAATATTGTGTTGCTTCAAAGTTTTGGTAACGATGAATATCAGCAAAATAAATTTGGAGAACTAAAGAATCTTGTTAATCCATTACTAATTCATGCAGAGTTAGTTCAAACTGGTAATAGTCGATTAAAAGAAACTGCTCAAATTATTTACGCTCGATATATTCATGAAATAACTCAAAAGAATGATTAG